The Streptomyces sp. Edi4 genome includes a window with the following:
- a CDS encoding acyl-CoA dehydrogenase family protein: MGTTPDNGTGLLPAAEKIRILAAGHALEADQRRRLSPEVAGALGEAGFARHFVAAEWGGTEGSFDELTRAVTAVGEGCAAAAWCASLSAYSARFAAHLPKEGHHALWGGSPDTIIATALMPAGRAVPADGGWRLSGRWSYVSGIEFASWALVCAAVPGPGGDGPPELRFFALARGTYAIEETWDSVGMRATGSHTVVVDDAFVPRHLSFARADMLTGRNATSSLACHQVPFQAVGGLTFIAPVAGAAAGALQACASTVTGRKRTVTAETKLVRASGRIDAARHLVLQNAQVLDQRQFTSALMARNERNATFAAELLQEALDLLIHAAGTSGLGEGHALQRLWRDVTSATSHVALQYDTAARKNYSTVLLGPPEQ; encoded by the coding sequence ATGGGGACCACTCCCGACAACGGCACCGGGCTGCTTCCCGCCGCGGAGAAGATACGTATCCTCGCGGCCGGGCACGCCCTGGAGGCGGACCAGCGACGCAGGCTCTCTCCCGAAGTGGCCGGCGCGCTGGGTGAGGCCGGCTTCGCCCGGCACTTCGTCGCCGCCGAATGGGGCGGCACCGAGGGCTCCTTCGACGAACTCACCCGAGCGGTGACGGCGGTGGGCGAGGGCTGTGCGGCCGCCGCCTGGTGCGCATCGCTGTCCGCCTACTCGGCGCGGTTCGCGGCGCACCTGCCCAAGGAAGGACATCACGCACTGTGGGGCGGCAGCCCGGACACGATCATCGCCACCGCTCTGATGCCGGCCGGGCGCGCGGTGCCGGCCGACGGCGGCTGGCGGCTGAGCGGCCGCTGGAGTTACGTCAGCGGGATCGAGTTCGCGTCCTGGGCGCTGGTGTGCGCCGCGGTGCCCGGCCCGGGCGGCGACGGTCCTCCCGAGCTGCGGTTCTTCGCCCTGGCCCGGGGTACGTACGCCATCGAGGAGACCTGGGACAGCGTGGGCATGCGCGCGACCGGCAGTCACACCGTGGTGGTCGACGACGCCTTCGTGCCGCGGCATCTGTCCTTCGCCCGCGCTGACATGCTGACCGGTCGCAACGCCACCTCCTCACTGGCCTGCCACCAGGTGCCGTTCCAGGCGGTCGGCGGCCTCACCTTCATCGCGCCGGTGGCCGGGGCCGCCGCGGGAGCGCTGCAGGCATGCGCGAGCACCGTGACCGGGCGCAAACGTACGGTCACGGCCGAGACGAAGCTGGTGCGGGCCTCCGGCCGGATCGACGCGGCCCGTCACCTCGTCCTGCAGAACGCCCAGGTGCTGGACCAGCGGCAGTTCACCTCCGCCCTCATGGCGCGCAACGAGCGCAACGCCACCTTCGCGGCCGAACTCCTCCAAGAGGCGCTGGACCTGCTGATCCACGCGGCCGGCACCAGCGGCCTCGGCGAGGGCCACGCCTTGCAGCGGCTGTGGCGGGACGTCACGTCGGCGACCAGCCACGTCGCCCTGCAGTACGACACGGCGGCCCGCAAGAACTACTCCACGGTGCTGTTGGGGCCGCCCGAGCAGTGA
- a CDS encoding FAD-dependent oxidoreductase produces the protein MATAGVVVIGAGQGGLETVAALRGRGYAGRVTLVGEESVRPYQRPPLSKGYLRGDVTAEDLALRGGSFFADRDVTFVSGDRARRVDLTRRAVHLGSGATLRYDKLVLATGARPRTLPLADVGLWGVLSLRTLADAEELRQRLDGPARRVAVIGAGFIGLELAATARMLGHGVTVVESEPRVLSRALTAQMSAWLAGRHRDRGVRLLLGREVRGLRADACGRVEALELDGGERVPADLVVIGVGVLPNSELAAEAGLVVGDGIIVDQRLRTSDPAVYAIGDCARFPSPHLGRSVRLESVQNASDQARCVAAGICGEPVPYTAVPAFWSQQYDLRLHIVGLTAGHDEAVTVGDLDEGRFSVFCFRRGRLVSVETVNRPADHGIVRRLLGAGTDLTPDDVRLPGFDLKNHARTAVPGRVDRPAVPA, from the coding sequence ATGGCCACGGCGGGAGTTGTCGTCATCGGCGCCGGCCAGGGCGGCCTGGAGACCGTGGCCGCGCTGCGCGGCAGGGGGTACGCGGGCCGCGTCACCCTCGTCGGTGAGGAGTCCGTACGTCCCTACCAGCGGCCGCCGTTGTCCAAGGGCTATCTCCGCGGTGACGTCACGGCAGAGGACCTGGCTCTGCGCGGCGGGTCGTTCTTCGCGGACCGGGACGTCACGTTCGTGTCCGGCGACCGCGCCCGGCGCGTCGACCTCACCCGGCGGGCCGTGCACCTGGGCTCGGGTGCCACGCTGCGCTACGACAAGCTGGTGCTGGCCACCGGTGCCCGGCCGCGCACACTTCCACTGGCCGATGTCGGTCTTTGGGGCGTCCTGTCGCTGCGCACGCTCGCGGACGCCGAGGAGCTCCGGCAGCGCCTGGACGGCCCGGCGCGGCGCGTCGCGGTGATCGGCGCCGGGTTCATCGGGCTTGAACTCGCCGCCACCGCACGCATGTTGGGCCACGGCGTCACCGTGGTGGAGAGCGAGCCACGGGTGCTGTCCAGGGCGCTCACCGCACAGATGTCGGCGTGGCTCGCCGGCCGGCACCGTGATCGCGGGGTGCGTCTGCTGCTGGGCCGGGAGGTGAGGGGGCTGCGAGCCGACGCGTGCGGCCGGGTCGAGGCCCTGGAGCTGGACGGCGGCGAGCGGGTGCCCGCCGATCTCGTGGTCATCGGTGTCGGCGTGCTGCCCAACTCCGAACTCGCCGCCGAGGCGGGGCTCGTCGTCGGCGACGGCATCATCGTCGATCAGCGGCTGCGGACCAGCGACCCGGCCGTGTACGCGATCGGCGACTGCGCCCGCTTCCCCAGCCCGCACCTGGGCCGCTCTGTCCGGCTGGAGTCGGTGCAGAACGCATCGGACCAGGCTCGGTGCGTGGCTGCCGGGATCTGCGGCGAGCCGGTACCGTACACGGCCGTCCCGGCGTTCTGGTCGCAGCAGTACGACCTGCGACTGCACATCGTGGGGCTGACCGCAGGCCATGACGAGGCGGTCACGGTCGGCGATCTTGACGAGGGCCGGTTCTCCGTCTTCTGTTTCCGCCGGGGCCGGCTGGTCTCGGTGGAGACGGTCAACAGGCCCGCCGACCATGGCATCGTGCGTCGGCTGCTCGGCGCCGGCACCGACCTGACCCCGGACGATGTCCGGCTGCCCGGTTTCGACCTCAAGAACCACGCCCGCACGGCCGTGCCGGGGCGTGTGGACAGGCCGGCCGTGCCCGCCTGA
- a CDS encoding transposase — protein MAPAPFAGRAVGHPGPVLSGGLQHLPPRLRNRLDSPKAQRREIGIKPREEYEALHLARKLQATDERKDRHKIRAGAEGTISQAVQACGLRGSRYRGLAKTSLQHQLTGAAINLIRIEPCLTCKPHARTRTSPPAGLRPAA, from the coding sequence GTGGCACCAGCGCCGTTCGCAGGACGGGCTGTTGGCCATCCGGGTCCGGTTCTCTCCGGCGGGCTGCAGCACCTGCCCCCCCGGCTGCGGAACCGCCTCGACTCCCCGAAAGCCCAGCGACGGGAGATCGGCATCAAGCCCCGTGAGGAGTACGAGGCCCTCCATCTCGCCCGCAAGCTCCAGGCGACCGACGAGCGGAAGGACCGTCACAAGATCCGCGCCGGGGCCGAAGGGACCATCTCCCAGGCAGTGCAAGCCTGCGGCCTGCGCGGATCCCGCTACCGTGGCCTGGCCAAGACCAGCCTCCAGCACCAGCTCACCGGCGCCGCGATCAACCTCATCCGCATCGAGCCCTGCCTCACCTGCAAACCTCATGCCCGCACCCGCACCAGCCCCCCGGCAGGACTTCGCCCCGCCGCATAA
- a CDS encoding winged helix DNA-binding domain-containing protein: protein MTADAEVWNRRALNRALLARQLLTERAPVPAAEGVARLVGLQAQAPNPPYIGLWTRLSGFRIEDLARAVGDRAVVRLAMMRGTIHLVTAEDCLALRPVLQPSLERALNSTFGRLLTGLDLPEVAAIGRQLVEARPATLGMLGKLLAERLPDRDAFALANVVRTLVPLVQIPPRGLWGESGQAVHTTAESWLGRTPGRDVSPDTMVRRYLAAFGPASVKDIQTWSGMTRLAEPVRRLRPGLRTFRDENGVELFDLPDAPRPGPDLDVPVRYLPEFDNILLSHADRSRVISAEHRKLVFTRNGLIKSTFLVDGFVRGVWRLEQHRSAATLVLEAFDGPLAKSERTALAEEGARLLRFAAADADVHDIRFH from the coding sequence GTGACGGCAGACGCAGAGGTGTGGAACCGGCGGGCCCTCAACCGGGCGCTCCTGGCCCGGCAGTTGCTGACCGAGCGGGCGCCTGTGCCGGCCGCCGAGGGTGTGGCCCGCCTCGTCGGCCTGCAGGCCCAGGCTCCCAATCCGCCGTACATCGGGCTGTGGACCCGGCTGTCCGGCTTTCGCATCGAGGATCTCGCCCGGGCGGTCGGGGACCGTGCGGTGGTCCGTCTTGCGATGATGCGCGGCACGATCCACCTGGTCACGGCGGAGGACTGCCTGGCACTGCGGCCAGTGCTCCAGCCCTCCCTGGAGCGCGCCCTGAACAGCACCTTCGGCCGCCTGCTGACCGGTCTCGACCTGCCCGAAGTGGCCGCCATCGGACGACAGCTGGTCGAGGCGCGGCCGGCCACCCTGGGCATGCTCGGCAAGCTTTTGGCCGAGCGCCTGCCGGATCGGGACGCCTTCGCGCTGGCCAACGTCGTACGCACTCTGGTGCCGCTGGTGCAGATCCCGCCGCGGGGGCTGTGGGGCGAGAGCGGGCAGGCCGTGCACACCACGGCCGAGTCCTGGCTGGGCCGGACACCTGGCCGGGACGTTTCTCCCGACACGATGGTGCGGCGCTACCTGGCGGCCTTCGGCCCTGCGTCGGTCAAGGACATCCAGACCTGGTCCGGTATGACCCGCCTCGCCGAGCCGGTACGCCGGCTCCGGCCCGGTCTGCGCACCTTCCGCGACGAGAACGGGGTCGAGCTGTTCGACCTGCCCGACGCGCCTCGTCCCGGCCCGGACCTCGACGTGCCCGTGCGGTATCTGCCCGAGTTCGACAACATCCTGCTGTCGCACGCCGATCGCAGCCGCGTCATCAGCGCCGAGCACCGTAAGCTCGTCTTCACCCGGAACGGGCTGATCAAGTCCACCTTCCTGGTCGACGGTTTCGTGCGGGGGGTGTGGCGCCTCGAGCAGCACCGGAGCGCCGCGACGCTGGTCCTTGAGGCGTTCGACGGTCCGTTGGCGAAGTCGGAGCGTACGGCGCTGGCCGAGGAAGGGGCCCGGCTGCTGAGGTTCGCCGCGGCTGACGCCGACGTTCACGACATCCGTTTCCACTGA
- a CDS encoding MFS transporter: MTPQTSRTPAPPGAAGSRLGLVLAACCLGQFMNVLDASVVNVALPAIAEDLRFDRHDLYLVNNAYTVVVCGFLLLGGRLADLHGRRRIFLCGVALFTLASAVGGAADGPATLILARAFQGLGAAVMAPATLTVLAATFTQPAARGRAFGWWSAVSGAAGAIGVLAGGMITQWLSWRWILLVNVPIGIALFATVCWVVPQGRGPRREKHRLDIPGAVTVTLGLMGAVYAAAASHTYGWGSAAVLVPLIGGAVLLALFVLIQTRFARDPLVPLVIFRNRPVAAANTVAFFAIAALFSTFYFFTLLLQQVLGYSPLRTGLAYLPLSAGIALAGWGVSSLVPRCGPRPVLLAGLCVSCVGLLWLSRLDENATYAADVLGPVLLLGSGMGAVLNATTNAATAGLPAHQAGLGSGLLNATRQLGCATGLVALTALSSARIDAVVEPTSGAASPHALAAGYGLALTGAALLTAAALPAALLVSRRRRHGLVRGRSRASQGAEETLAS, from the coding sequence ATGACTCCTCAGACCTCGCGGACCCCCGCCCCGCCCGGTGCCGCCGGCAGCCGGCTCGGCCTCGTGCTGGCCGCTTGCTGCCTGGGACAGTTCATGAACGTCCTGGACGCGTCGGTGGTCAATGTGGCGCTGCCCGCCATCGCCGAGGACCTGCGCTTCGACCGGCACGACCTGTACCTGGTGAACAACGCCTACACGGTCGTCGTCTGCGGCTTCCTGCTGCTCGGCGGCAGGCTCGCGGACCTCCACGGGCGGCGCAGGATCTTTCTCTGCGGCGTCGCCCTGTTCACCCTCGCCAGTGCCGTCGGCGGTGCCGCGGACGGCCCGGCGACCCTGATCCTGGCCCGCGCCTTCCAGGGCCTGGGCGCCGCGGTGATGGCGCCGGCCACCCTCACCGTCCTCGCCGCCACCTTCACCCAACCCGCAGCCCGGGGACGGGCGTTCGGCTGGTGGAGCGCGGTGTCGGGTGCCGCCGGGGCGATCGGTGTGCTGGCCGGCGGAATGATCACCCAATGGCTGTCCTGGCGCTGGATCCTGCTGGTCAACGTGCCGATCGGCATCGCCCTGTTCGCGACCGTGTGCTGGGTGGTGCCGCAGGGGCGCGGCCCGCGGAGGGAGAAGCACCGCCTCGACATCCCGGGAGCGGTCACGGTGACCCTCGGCCTGATGGGCGCGGTGTACGCAGCCGCCGCATCGCACACCTACGGCTGGGGCTCGGCCGCGGTGCTGGTCCCGCTGATCGGCGGGGCGGTGCTGCTCGCGCTGTTCGTGCTGATCCAGACGAGATTCGCCCGCGATCCGCTGGTGCCGCTCGTCATCTTCCGCAACCGCCCGGTCGCCGCCGCCAACACGGTCGCCTTCTTCGCTATCGCCGCGCTCTTCAGCACGTTCTACTTCTTCACCCTGCTCCTTCAGCAGGTCCTCGGCTACAGCCCACTGCGTACCGGACTGGCCTACCTGCCGTTGTCGGCCGGTATCGCCCTGGCCGGCTGGGGCGTCTCCTCCTTGGTGCCGCGCTGCGGCCCGCGCCCCGTCCTGCTGGCCGGGCTCTGCGTGTCCTGCGTCGGCCTGCTGTGGCTGTCGCGCCTGGACGAGAACGCCACCTACGCCGCGGATGTGCTCGGGCCCGTCCTCCTGCTCGGCTCCGGCATGGGTGCGGTGCTCAACGCCACCACGAACGCCGCCACAGCCGGGCTCCCCGCCCACCAGGCGGGTCTCGGTTCCGGGCTCCTCAACGCCACCCGTCAACTGGGTTGCGCCACCGGCCTGGTGGCCCTCACAGCGCTCTCCTCGGCCCGTATCGACGCCGTGGTCGAGCCGACGAGCGGCGCGGCATCCCCCCATGCGCTCGCCGCGGGCTACGGCCTCGCGCTCACCGGGGCCGCCCTGCTCACCGCCGCGGCGCTGCCGGCCGCGCTGCTGGTTTCGCGGCGCCGTCGGCACGGCCTGGTCAGGGGCCGTTCAAGGGCCTCTCAAGGCGCCGAGGAGACGCTGGCCTCCTGA
- a CDS encoding alpha/beta fold hydrolase, which yields MKGRFAVVFDFYAQRPRWSPTPDDEQLQHTTIEVPRDYSEPDGERITLALSRRRATVPGRRRGILLGVNGGPGGDWGLGRALPDKFAATPLQEVYDLIGFDPRGTGESTNLLAEVTVPRAPFDSRPPDSAFEILAQDMRLREEACARAGGELRRHISTPNTARDMDVIRGVLAEERLNFVGYAYGAYVGAVYGTLFPARLDRSVLDSCVHPDWTWREQFLWQGEAVQRNVERWARWTADRNGTFGLGLFPAQVLGTVEEVAQGLEVLGHNDPQLRTLFDGAVGNRAADRGQWAELALLVARLQSSPHDAETCRALLARQGTWRPLDSEGELRVGVLEATTLEHAWPCDLEVYYQDMRDFRKRFPYGYGVLRAQPWVGAFRTFEAPQAPVAPIREGYPVGLVVQADGDPMDHYAGGVAMAERLGHHLLTVQDSGEHEVYVLGDNPYVDAVVHRYLVDGELPAPRASCPGRTSRPNVPADHD from the coding sequence ATGAAAGGGAGGTTCGCGGTGGTATTCGACTTCTACGCACAGCGACCGCGCTGGTCGCCCACGCCCGACGACGAACAACTCCAGCACACGACGATCGAGGTGCCGCGCGACTACAGCGAGCCGGACGGCGAACGCATCACCCTCGCTCTCAGCCGCCGCCGGGCCACCGTGCCAGGGCGGCGGCGCGGCATTCTCCTGGGAGTGAACGGAGGCCCTGGCGGGGACTGGGGACTGGGCCGGGCGCTGCCCGACAAATTCGCCGCCACCCCACTGCAGGAGGTGTACGACCTCATCGGCTTCGACCCCCGGGGCACCGGAGAGTCGACCAACCTCCTGGCCGAAGTGACCGTCCCCAGGGCGCCGTTCGACTCACGCCCCCCGGACTCGGCCTTCGAGATCCTCGCCCAGGACATGCGGCTGCGCGAGGAGGCCTGCGCCCGCGCGGGCGGCGAGCTGCGGCGCCACATCAGCACGCCCAACACGGCCCGTGACATGGACGTGATCCGCGGTGTGCTCGCAGAGGAGCGGTTGAACTTCGTGGGATACGCCTACGGCGCATACGTCGGCGCGGTGTACGGCACGCTGTTCCCCGCCCGCCTGGACCGCAGCGTCCTCGACTCGTGTGTCCACCCCGACTGGACCTGGCGGGAACAGTTCCTGTGGCAGGGCGAGGCGGTGCAGCGCAACGTCGAGCGGTGGGCCCGCTGGACCGCCGACCGCAACGGCACGTTCGGGCTCGGGCTCTTCCCGGCCCAGGTGCTCGGCACCGTCGAGGAGGTGGCCCAAGGGCTGGAGGTGCTGGGACACAACGATCCGCAGCTGCGCACCCTGTTCGACGGAGCCGTGGGCAACCGTGCCGCCGACCGCGGGCAGTGGGCGGAACTCGCCCTCCTCGTCGCACGCCTGCAGAGTTCCCCGCATGACGCCGAGACCTGCCGGGCGCTGCTGGCGCGGCAGGGCACCTGGCGCCCCTTGGACAGCGAGGGCGAGCTGCGCGTCGGTGTCCTGGAGGCCACCACCCTGGAGCACGCGTGGCCCTGTGACCTGGAGGTCTACTACCAGGACATGCGCGACTTCCGCAAGCGCTTCCCGTACGGCTACGGAGTCCTCAGGGCGCAGCCCTGGGTCGGCGCCTTCCGAACGTTCGAGGCTCCCCAGGCCCCGGTGGCGCCCATCCGCGAGGGCTATCCGGTGGGCCTGGTGGTCCAGGCCGACGGTGACCCGATGGACCACTACGCGGGCGGTGTGGCGATGGCCGAGCGGCTGGGCCACCATCTGCTCACCGTCCAGGACTCCGGTGAGCACGAGGTCTACGTCCTCGGCGACAACCCGTACGTCGACGCCGTGGTGCACCGCTACCTGGTGGACGGCGAGCTGCCGGCGCCCCGCGCCTCCTGCCCGGGCCGCACGTCCCGCCCAAACGTCCCCGCGGACCACGACTGA
- a CDS encoding 2Fe-2S iron-sulfur cluster-binding protein — MAKITYKHPNGTVTVVDVTAPNTVMRGAKLNDVDGIEAQCGGSAQCGTCHVYIDEANTLPLPEMDSVEDDVLYGTACPRQDSSRLSCQLPVSDALDGLLVHLPEAQS, encoded by the coding sequence ATGGCCAAGATCACGTACAAGCATCCGAACGGCACGGTCACCGTCGTCGACGTCACGGCGCCCAACACGGTCATGCGGGGCGCGAAGCTCAATGACGTCGACGGCATCGAGGCACAGTGCGGCGGTTCCGCCCAGTGCGGCACCTGCCATGTCTACATCGACGAGGCCAACACGCTGCCGCTTCCCGAGATGGATTCCGTCGAGGACGACGTGCTGTACGGCACGGCCTGCCCACGGCAGGACAGCAGCCGGCTGAGCTGCCAGTTGCCGGTCTCCGATGCGCTCGACGGCCTGCTGGTCCATCTGCCCGAGGCCCAGAGCTGA
- a CDS encoding cytochrome P450 has translation MSVLHQETDVYPLPGSTYRGPSPRYAGLRRGRPVVKVPTSGGVDAWLVTRYEDVRELSADPRLSRAQACGEGALRVGGTMHTTPEMIISLDAPEHSRLRKLVAGAFTMRRVERMRANVQKVCDDLLDALRVGDARADLVQELAVPLPLTVIGELLGVPPKDLRAFERWARAFATVDDRAGGEESLNALAKLSEYIVGLIAHKRADPADDMLSELIAARDNDDRLSEQELVTFGFTLIGAGFDTTANQLANSVLALLTEGRDQWQWLAEDTSRIPTAVEELLRHVNLFATDTSGFPRIAAQDIEVGGVTIRKGDAVLLALASANRDETVFADPDRLDLARERNPHISFGHGLHHCLGKHLGRMELVIAVEGLVRRFPDLRLAVPESELPWHAGEINHTLTSLPVAWGP, from the coding sequence GTGTCTGTCCTTCATCAGGAAACCGATGTGTACCCCCTGCCGGGCTCCACCTACCGCGGGCCGTCCCCGCGCTATGCGGGGCTGCGCAGGGGACGGCCGGTCGTGAAGGTGCCCACGTCGGGTGGCGTGGACGCCTGGCTGGTCACCCGCTACGAGGACGTACGGGAACTGTCGGCCGATCCGCGACTGAGCCGGGCGCAGGCCTGTGGCGAGGGGGCATTGAGGGTCGGCGGCACGATGCACACCACTCCGGAAATGATCATCTCGCTGGACGCCCCCGAACACTCCCGCCTCCGCAAGCTCGTCGCGGGCGCCTTCACGATGCGGCGGGTCGAGCGCATGCGCGCCAACGTGCAGAAAGTCTGTGACGACTTGCTCGACGCCCTGCGGGTCGGCGACGCAAGGGCGGACCTGGTGCAGGAGCTGGCGGTGCCGCTGCCGCTGACCGTCATCGGAGAGCTGCTGGGCGTGCCGCCGAAGGATCTGCGGGCCTTCGAGCGGTGGGCCCGCGCGTTCGCCACGGTGGACGACCGGGCGGGCGGCGAGGAATCCCTCAATGCCCTCGCGAAGCTCAGCGAGTACATCGTCGGACTGATCGCCCACAAGCGTGCCGACCCCGCCGACGACATGCTGTCCGAGCTGATCGCGGCGCGGGACAACGATGACCGGCTGAGCGAGCAGGAGCTGGTCACCTTCGGGTTCACCCTCATCGGCGCCGGTTTCGACACCACGGCCAACCAACTTGCCAACTCCGTCCTCGCGCTGTTGACCGAGGGCCGCGACCAGTGGCAGTGGCTGGCCGAGGACACCTCCAGGATCCCCACAGCCGTCGAGGAACTGCTGCGGCACGTCAACCTGTTCGCCACCGACACCTCCGGCTTCCCGCGCATCGCCGCCCAGGACATCGAGGTCGGCGGCGTGACGATACGCAAGGGCGACGCCGTGCTCCTCGCCCTCGCCTCGGCCAACCGGGACGAGACCGTCTTCGCCGACCCCGACCGGCTCGACCTCGCGCGCGAGCGCAACCCGCACATCTCCTTCGGACACGGCCTCCACCACTGTCTCGGCAAGCATCTGGGGCGGATGGAGCTGGTGATCGCCGTCGAGGGCCTGGTGCGCCGGTTCCCCGATCTGCGGCTGGCCGTGCCGGAGTCCGAACTGCCCTGGCACGCAGGCGAGATCAACCACACGCTGACCAGCCTCCCGGTCGCCTGGGGCCCGTGA